From Streptomyces durmitorensis, a single genomic window includes:
- the galT gene encoding galactose-1-phosphate uridylyltransferase: MKKTSTRLADGRELIYYDSRDDAVRDAIDQRPLDPIATTSEIRRDPLLGDAVAIASHRQGRTYHPPADECPLCPSEGERLSEVPDSSYDVVVFENRFPSLAGDAGRCEVVCFTSDHDSSFADLTQEQAGLVLDAWTDRTAELSHLPSVQQVFCFENRGAEIGVTLGHPHGQIYAYPFVTPRTSLMLRSLAAHKEATGRNLFDDVVAEESAGERVVLETEQWVAFVPHAAHWPYEVHLYPKRRVPDLLGLDEAARTEFPQVYLELLRRFDRIFGEGEGGTEGEALTPYIAAWHQAPFGALEEHEGVNRDDFALHLELFTIRRTSGKLKFLAGSESGMSVFINDVPPEAAAQRLREVASS, encoded by the coding sequence GTGAAGAAGACCTCGACCCGTCTCGCAGACGGTCGTGAGCTCATCTACTACGACTCGCGCGACGACGCGGTGCGCGACGCCATCGACCAAAGGCCCCTGGACCCCATCGCCACCACCTCGGAGATCCGCAGGGACCCGCTCCTGGGCGACGCGGTCGCCATCGCCTCGCACCGCCAGGGCCGCACCTACCACCCGCCGGCCGACGAGTGCCCGCTGTGCCCCTCCGAGGGAGAGCGGCTGAGCGAGGTCCCCGACTCCTCGTACGACGTGGTGGTCTTCGAGAACCGCTTCCCCTCGCTGGCCGGGGACGCCGGACGGTGCGAGGTCGTCTGCTTCACCTCCGACCACGACTCGTCCTTCGCCGACCTCACGCAGGAGCAGGCGGGCCTGGTCCTCGACGCGTGGACGGACAGGACCGCCGAGCTCTCGCACCTGCCCTCCGTGCAGCAGGTGTTCTGCTTCGAGAACCGCGGCGCCGAGATCGGCGTGACCCTGGGCCACCCGCACGGGCAGATCTACGCGTATCCCTTCGTCACCCCGCGCACGTCCCTGATGCTGAGGTCGCTTGCCGCGCACAAGGAGGCGACGGGGCGCAATCTCTTCGACGACGTCGTCGCCGAGGAGTCGGCCGGTGAGCGCGTGGTCCTGGAGACCGAGCAGTGGGTGGCGTTCGTCCCCCACGCCGCGCACTGGCCCTACGAGGTGCACCTCTACCCCAAGCGCCGGGTGCCGGACCTGCTCGGGCTCGACGAAGCGGCACGCACAGAGTTTCCCCAGGTCTATCTGGAACTGTTGAGGCGCTTCGACCGGATCTTCGGCGAGGGTGAAGGCGGGACCGAGGGCGAGGCGCTCACTCCGTACATCGCGGCGTGGCACCAGGCGCCCTTCGGTGCCCTGGAGGAGCACGAAGGGGTCAATCGGGACGACTTCGCGCTCCACCTCGAGCTTTTCACCATTCGCCGCACTTCGGGCAAGCTGAAGTTCCTCGCGGGTTCCGAATCCGGCATGAGCGTGTTCATCAACGACGTGCCGCCGGAAGCCGCGGCCCAGCGACTGCGAGAGGTAGCGAGTTCATGA
- the galE gene encoding UDP-glucose 4-epimerase GalE has product MSGKYLVTGGAGYVGSVVAQHLIEAGHEVTVLDNLSTGFREGVPSGATFVEGDIRDAAKWLDSSFDAVLHFAAFSQVGESVVKPEKYWDNNVGGTMALLAAMRDAGVRKLVFSSTAATYGEPVSTPITETDPTAPTSPYGASKLAVDHMITGEAAAHGLAAVSLRYFNVAGAYGQYGERHDPESHLIPLVLQVAQGRREAINVFGDDYPTPDGTCVRDYIHVADLAQAHLLAVEAATSGEHLICNLGNGNGFSVREVIETVRQVTGHPIPEVMAPRRGGDPAVLVASAATARERLGWNPSRADLAGIVADAWAFAQR; this is encoded by the coding sequence ATGAGCGGTAAGTACCTGGTCACCGGCGGGGCGGGCTATGTGGGAAGCGTGGTGGCCCAGCATCTGATCGAGGCCGGGCACGAGGTGACCGTCCTCGACAACCTCTCCACCGGGTTCCGCGAGGGCGTCCCGTCCGGCGCGACCTTCGTCGAGGGCGACATCCGCGATGCCGCCAAGTGGCTGGACTCCTCCTTCGACGCCGTGTTGCATTTCGCCGCCTTCTCGCAGGTCGGCGAGTCCGTCGTGAAGCCCGAGAAGTACTGGGACAACAACGTCGGCGGCACGATGGCGCTGCTCGCCGCGATGCGCGACGCGGGCGTGCGCAAGCTGGTGTTCTCGTCCACCGCGGCCACGTACGGCGAGCCGGTCAGCACCCCCATCACCGAGACGGACCCGACCGCCCCGACCTCGCCGTACGGCGCGTCGAAGCTCGCCGTCGACCACATGATCACCGGTGAGGCCGCGGCCCACGGCCTGGCCGCGGTGTCCCTTCGCTACTTCAACGTGGCGGGCGCCTACGGCCAGTACGGGGAGCGGCACGACCCCGAGTCGCACCTCATCCCGCTGGTCCTCCAGGTCGCGCAGGGCCGCCGTGAGGCGATCAACGTCTTCGGTGACGACTACCCGACCCCGGACGGCACCTGCGTCCGCGACTACATCCACGTCGCGGACCTGGCGCAGGCCCACCTCCTCGCCGTCGAGGCGGCCACCTCCGGCGAGCACCTGATCTGCAACCTCGGCAACGGCAACGGCTTCTCCGTGCGCGAGGTCATCGAGACCGTCCGCCAGGTCACCGGACACCCGATCCCCGAGGTCATGGCCCCGCGCCGCGGCGGCGACCCGGCGGTCCTCGTCGCGTCCGCGGCCACCGCGCGGGAACGGCTCGGCTGGAATCCGTCCCGCGCGGACCTCGCGGGCATCGTCGCCGACGCGTGGGCGTTCGCCCAGCGTTAA
- the galK gene encoding galactokinase, with the protein MDVAGQFAELYGYEAQGVWSAPGRVNLIGEYTDFNEGFVMPLALPHTAVAAVARRTDGVLRLHSADIDAPVAELRVDELTPLSKYGQGGWAAYPAGVVWALRDAGHAVSGGADIHLASTVPTGAGLSSSAALEVVTALALNDLYELGLDAPRLAVLAQRAENAFVGVPCGVMDQMASACATEGHALHLDCRDLSIRQVPFDLAAQGLQLLVVDTRVKHELGDGAYAERRAGCEEGARILGVSHLRDVEYAQLPAALAKLTDEKIRRYVRHIVSDDHRVEQVIGLLDAGEVRAIGPVLTEGHASLRDDLRISCEELDLVVSTANAAGAIGARMTGGGFGGSAIVLVDEVDAAPVTKSILEAFTSAGFTAPRVFPAVPSAGARRLA; encoded by the coding sequence ATGGACGTAGCGGGGCAGTTCGCGGAGCTGTACGGGTACGAGGCGCAGGGGGTCTGGTCGGCCCCGGGCCGGGTCAACCTCATCGGCGAGTACACGGACTTCAACGAGGGCTTCGTGATGCCGCTCGCGCTGCCGCACACCGCGGTGGCGGCGGTGGCGCGCCGCACCGACGGCGTCCTGCGGCTCCACTCGGCGGACATCGACGCTCCCGTCGCCGAACTGCGCGTCGACGAGCTGACCCCCCTGTCGAAATACGGGCAGGGCGGCTGGGCCGCCTACCCGGCGGGCGTGGTGTGGGCGCTGCGGGACGCGGGCCACGCGGTCTCCGGTGGCGCCGACATCCACCTCGCGTCGACCGTGCCGACCGGGGCGGGCCTTTCCTCGTCGGCCGCCCTGGAGGTCGTCACGGCACTCGCCCTGAACGACCTGTACGAACTGGGCCTGGACGCACCCCGGTTGGCGGTCCTCGCCCAGCGCGCCGAGAACGCCTTCGTCGGCGTGCCGTGCGGCGTGATGGACCAGATGGCCTCCGCGTGCGCCACCGAGGGCCACGCCCTGCACCTGGACTGCCGCGACCTGTCGATACGCCAGGTCCCCTTCGACCTTGCGGCACAGGGCCTCCAGCTCCTGGTGGTCGACACCCGGGTCAAGCACGAGCTGGGCGACGGGGCGTACGCCGAGCGGCGGGCCGGGTGCGAGGAGGGCGCGCGCATCCTGGGCGTCTCCCACCTGCGGGACGTCGAGTACGCCCAACTCCCCGCCGCCCTGGCGAAACTGACGGACGAGAAGATCCGCCGCTACGTACGCCACATCGTCTCGGACGACCACCGGGTGGAGCAGGTCATCGGCCTGCTCGACGCGGGCGAGGTGCGGGCGATCGGCCCCGTCCTGACCGAGGGGCACGCCTCGCTGCGGGACGATCTGCGCATCTCCTGCGAGGAGTTGGACCTGGTGGTGTCCACCGCGAACGCGGCGGGCGCGATCGGCGCGCGCATGACGGGCGGCGGCTTCGGCGGCTCGGCGATCGTCCTCGTGGACGAGGTGGACGCGGCGCCGGTCACGAAGTCGATCCTGGAGGCGTTCACCTCGGCGGGCTTCACGGCGCCGCGGGTGTTCCCCGCGGTGCCTTCGGCGGGGGCGCGCCGCCTGGCGTGA
- a CDS encoding GNAT family N-acetyltransferase: protein MVSRMFRIETGVDKERSALLLARLQEANTAASPVIRALRGTPQDRETPLAVWLMERTEGLVGGLAGHTWGRWLHVNHLWVSEQHQGAGLGAQLLAEAERIARDERDCLNSRVETWDFQAPGFYRGQGYDVVSVIPDYPEGAKEFTLTKRLG from the coding sequence ATGGTGAGCCGTATGTTTCGTATTGAGACAGGAGTCGACAAAGAGCGGTCCGCTCTGCTCCTCGCCCGGCTCCAGGAAGCGAACACCGCCGCTTCACCCGTGATCCGCGCACTGCGCGGCACCCCTCAGGACCGCGAAACACCGCTGGCCGTCTGGCTGATGGAGCGCACGGAGGGCCTGGTCGGCGGCCTCGCGGGGCACACCTGGGGCCGCTGGCTCCACGTGAACCACCTCTGGGTCAGCGAGCAGCACCAGGGCGCGGGCCTTGGCGCACAGCTCCTGGCCGAGGCGGAGCGGATCGCGCGGGACGAGCGGGACTGCCTCAACTCCCGTGTGGAGACATGGGACTTCCAGGCGCCCGGGTTCTACCGCGGTCAGGGGTACGACGTGGTGTCGGTGATCCCCGACTACCCGGAAGGGGCCAAGGAGTTCACCTTGACGAAGCGGCTCGGGTAG
- a CDS encoding LuxR C-terminal-related transcriptional regulator — protein MVRIRVLVVDDHRIFAESLAAALAAEPDVDVSAAGSGPAALRCLERAIAEGRRYDVLLVDADLGASASAMQGVRPAPSVQEGNADALVDGISLVAGVRSGQPMVRTVVLAEKDDPRRAALALQAGASGWVAKDCSLSRLLTVIRGVLREETHLPPALLTGVLRELTAARKHRTESERLVESLTPREREVLRCMVAGLGRKAVAERLFLSPHTVRTHMQNVLGKLGVHSTLAAVALARRAGVGPVDLAGDVVERGGQLA, from the coding sequence GTGGTCCGGATCCGAGTCCTGGTCGTCGACGACCATCGCATCTTCGCCGAGTCGCTCGCGGCGGCACTGGCGGCGGAGCCTGATGTGGACGTGTCCGCGGCGGGCAGCGGCCCTGCCGCGCTGCGCTGCCTGGAGCGGGCGATAGCCGAGGGGCGCAGATACGACGTGCTGCTCGTCGACGCCGACCTGGGCGCGTCCGCGAGCGCCATGCAGGGTGTCCGCCCCGCGCCTTCGGTCCAGGAGGGCAACGCGGACGCCCTGGTGGACGGCATCTCCCTGGTGGCCGGGGTCCGTTCGGGCCAGCCGATGGTCCGCACGGTCGTGCTCGCCGAGAAGGACGACCCCCGCAGGGCCGCCCTCGCGCTGCAGGCAGGCGCCTCGGGATGGGTCGCCAAGGACTGCTCCCTGTCCCGGCTCCTGACGGTCATACGGGGCGTGCTGCGGGAGGAGACCCATCTGCCGCCCGCGCTGCTCACCGGCGTTCTGCGTGAGTTGACCGCGGCGCGCAAGCACCGCACGGAATCCGAGCGCCTGGTGGAGTCCCTGACCCCGCGCGAGCGTGAGGTCCTTCGCTGCATGGTGGCGGGCCTGGGCAGGAAGGCCGTGGCCGAGCGCCTCTTCCTCTCCCCGCACACGGTGCGTACGCACATGCAGAACGTCCTGGGAAAGCTGGGCGTCCACTCCACGCTCGCGGCCGTCGCCCTTGCGCGCAGGGCCGGGGTGGGGCCGGTCGACCTAGCCGGGGATGTTGTCGAACGGGGCGGTCAACTGGCGTAG
- a CDS encoding MarR family winged helix-turn-helix transcriptional regulator, with amino-acid sequence MEDEVDRLVAAWRRERPDLDVEPLEVLSRVSRLARHLDRARRLAFSEHNLEPWEFDVLTSLRRAGAPYQLSPGQLLTQTLVTSGTMTNRIDRLAKKGLVERLPDPSDRRGVLVRLTEEGQDRADQALAGLLKQERAILAELSRGQRGELAGLLRQLTAPFDNIPG; translated from the coding sequence ATGGAGGACGAGGTCGACCGTCTGGTCGCAGCGTGGCGCCGGGAGCGCCCTGACCTCGACGTGGAACCACTCGAGGTGCTCAGCCGCGTCAGCAGGCTCGCGCGGCATCTCGACAGGGCTCGTCGGCTCGCGTTCTCCGAGCACAATCTGGAGCCGTGGGAGTTCGACGTACTGACGTCGCTGCGGCGCGCGGGCGCCCCCTATCAGCTCTCCCCCGGACAGCTCCTCACCCAGACCCTGGTGACGTCCGGCACGATGACCAACCGCATCGACCGCCTCGCGAAGAAGGGTCTTGTCGAGCGGCTGCCGGATCCGAGTGACCGGCGGGGCGTGCTCGTGCGGCTGACGGAGGAGGGGCAGGACCGGGCCGACCAGGCGCTCGCCGGTCTCCTGAAGCAGGAGCGGGCGATCCTCGCCGAGCTCTCGCGCGGACAGCGGGGCGAACTGGCCGGGCTGCTACGCCAGTTGACCGCCCCGTTCGACAACATCCCCGGCTAG
- a CDS encoding trans-aconitate 2-methyltransferase: protein MSAATPAVSSSSNRTPTWDPGQYLRHSGHRARPFVDLLARIPELPATADGRAPRIADLGCGPGNVTRLLAERWPTAYITGFDNSPQMLDRAEELAGPTVQGGRLDFAEADASDWAPPEGTYDLILSNATLQWVPGHPDSFPAWIAALAPGGTFAFQVPGNFDAPSHVLMRELSESERWCDRLGGRLRHADAVLSPAAYLERLVSLGCEVDAWETTYLHLLEGQDPVLDWVKGTGLRPVLTALAGDEEAREAFLSEYAKLLRHAYPAGTGGTVFPFRRVFGVARREG, encoded by the coding sequence ATGTCCGCCGCCACGCCCGCCGTTTCCAGCAGCAGCAACCGCACCCCCACGTGGGACCCGGGCCAGTATCTGCGCCACTCCGGGCACCGCGCCCGGCCCTTCGTCGACCTCCTGGCCCGCATCCCCGAGCTCCCCGCCACCGCCGACGGCCGCGCGCCGCGCATCGCGGACCTGGGCTGCGGCCCCGGCAACGTCACCCGCCTCCTCGCCGAGCGCTGGCCCACGGCGTACATCACGGGCTTCGACAACTCCCCTCAGATGCTGGACCGGGCCGAGGAGCTCGCGGGACCCACGGTGCAGGGCGGCCGCCTGGACTTCGCGGAGGCGGACGCGTCGGACTGGGCGCCGCCCGAGGGGACGTACGACCTGATCCTGTCCAACGCGACACTCCAATGGGTCCCAGGACACCCGGACTCCTTCCCCGCCTGGATCGCGGCGCTGGCCCCCGGCGGCACGTTCGCCTTCCAGGTCCCCGGCAACTTCGATGCCCCCAGCCACGTCCTGATGCGCGAGCTGAGCGAGTCGGAGCGGTGGTGCGACCGGCTCGGCGGGCGGCTGCGCCACGCGGACGCGGTGCTCTCGCCTGCGGCCTACCTGGAGCGGCTGGTCTCGCTGGGGTGCGAGGTGGACGCGTGGGAGACGACGTATCTGCACCTCCTCGAGGGGCAGGACCCGGTCCTCGACTGGGTGAAGGGGACGGGCCTGCGGCCGGTGCTGACCGCCCTCGCGGGCGATGAGGAGGCGAGGGAGGCGTTCTTGTCGGAGTACGCGAAGCTTCTGCGCCACGCCTACCCGGCGGGTACGGGCGGCACGGTCTTCCCCTTCCGCAGGGTCTTCGGGGTGGCCCGGCGGGAGGGGTGA
- a CDS encoding Uma2 family endonuclease has protein sequence MTALAHEVTPVVDNPVPDLDEVLWQAWKAMDLPEGYRAEIIEGAIEVSPTGRRRHMVLINRLRRALEKHLGSSEYTVWHDGNVFHRRKCWIPDLFVGPLDPDEIPDEEDLGVDAAGVPMVVEVVSPGRRNIERDRVRKRREYARAGIPVYVIVDDFDEEGAVLVLTAPNPKKATYEDEHRVPYGTEAIIPSGPAKGFAIGEEITRS, from the coding sequence ATGACCGCTCTCGCACATGAGGTGACCCCCGTGGTGGACAACCCGGTACCCGACCTGGACGAGGTCCTGTGGCAGGCGTGGAAGGCCATGGATCTCCCCGAGGGCTACCGGGCCGAGATCATTGAGGGAGCCATCGAAGTGTCGCCCACCGGCCGCCGTCGTCACATGGTGCTCATCAACCGCCTCCGCCGCGCCCTGGAAAAACATCTGGGCAGCAGCGAGTACACGGTGTGGCATGACGGCAACGTCTTCCACCGCCGGAAGTGCTGGATCCCGGACCTTTTTGTCGGCCCGCTCGATCCCGACGAGATCCCCGACGAAGAGGACCTCGGCGTCGACGCCGCCGGAGTCCCCATGGTCGTCGAGGTCGTCTCGCCGGGCCGCCGCAACATCGAGCGCGACCGCGTCCGCAAGCGCCGTGAGTACGCCCGCGCGGGCATCCCCGTCTACGTGATCGTCGATGACTTCGACGAGGAGGGTGCCGTCCTCGTGCTGACCGCGCCCAACCCGAAGAAGGCCACGTACGAGGACGAACACCGCGTCCCCTACGGCACCGAGGCGATCATCCCGAGCGGGCCCGCCAAGGGTTTCGCCATCGGCGAGGAGATCACGCGGAGCTGA
- a CDS encoding TetR/AcrR family transcriptional regulator, translating to MIDDVPTDSSSTSPSSKEKQPRRTRRTRMTGAERREQLLDIGRTLFAAKGFEGTSVEEIAAKAGVSKPVVYEHFGGKEGLYAVVVDREMRALLDGVTGALTAGHPRELLEQAAFALLDYIETYTDGFRILVRDSPVAQSTGTFASLISDIATQVEDILGQEFKTRGFDQKLAPLYAQALVGMVALTGQWWLDVRKPKKAEVAAHLVNLAWHGLDGLEPKPRLIGHRKS from the coding sequence ATGATTGACGACGTGCCGACCGACTCCAGCAGTACAAGCCCCTCCAGCAAAGAGAAGCAGCCCCGGCGTACGCGCCGGACCCGGATGACGGGTGCCGAGCGCCGGGAGCAGTTGCTGGACATCGGCCGCACCCTCTTCGCCGCCAAGGGTTTCGAGGGCACGTCGGTGGAGGAGATCGCGGCGAAGGCCGGCGTCTCCAAGCCCGTCGTGTACGAGCACTTCGGCGGCAAGGAGGGGCTGTACGCGGTGGTGGTGGACCGCGAGATGCGGGCGCTGCTCGACGGTGTGACGGGTGCGCTGACGGCGGGGCATCCGCGGGAGCTGCTGGAGCAGGCGGCGTTCGCCCTCCTCGACTACATCGAGACGTACACGGACGGCTTCCGCATCCTGGTCCGCGACTCGCCGGTGGCGCAGTCGACGGGCACGTTCGCCTCGCTGATCTCGGACATCGCGACGCAGGTGGAGGACATCCTGGGTCAGGAGTTCAAGACGCGGGGCTTCGACCAGAAACTGGCGCCGCTGTACGCCCAGGCGCTGGTCGGCATGGTCGCGCTGACGGGCCAGTGGTGGCTGGACGTGCGCAAGCCGAAGAAGGCGGAGGTGGCGGCGCACCTGGTGAACCTGGCGTGGCACGGCCTTGATGGGCTTGAGCCCAAGCCGCGGTTGATAGGGCACAGGAAGAGCTGA
- a CDS encoding acyl-CoA desaturase, whose product MTTSSDAYSDTDVIEDASRSTTDAPSPPSVPSATLGGEQKRSLEQITLLLFITLPFLALVAAVPLAWGWGVSWLDLGLLVFMYYLGCHGITIGFHRYFTHGSFKAKRPLRIALAVAGSMAVEGPLVRWVADHRKHHKFSDAEGDPHSPWRFGETVPALMKGLWWAHIGWMFDEEQTSQEKYAPDLIKDPAIRAVSRQFLFWTIVSLAIPPLVGGLVTMSWWGAFTAFFWGSLVRVALLHHVTWSINSICHAVGKRPFKSRDRSGNVWWLAVLSCGESWHNLHHADPTSARHGVLKGQVDSSARIIRWCEQLGWATDVRWPSESRIDSRRKPKTVGPA is encoded by the coding sequence ATGACCACATCTTCCGATGCGTATTCCGACACCGATGTGATCGAAGACGCTTCGCGATCGACGACCGACGCCCCCTCCCCGCCTTCCGTCCCTTCCGCGACGCTGGGCGGTGAGCAGAAGCGCTCGCTGGAGCAGATCACGCTGCTTCTGTTCATCACCCTCCCGTTCCTGGCCCTGGTCGCGGCGGTGCCGCTGGCCTGGGGGTGGGGGGTGAGCTGGCTGGACCTCGGCCTGCTGGTGTTCATGTACTACCTGGGCTGCCACGGCATCACGATCGGTTTCCACCGCTACTTCACGCATGGCTCCTTCAAGGCGAAGCGTCCGCTGCGGATCGCGCTGGCCGTGGCGGGGTCGATGGCGGTGGAGGGGCCGCTGGTCCGCTGGGTGGCGGACCACCGCAAGCATCACAAGTTCTCGGACGCGGAGGGCGACCCGCACTCCCCGTGGCGCTTCGGCGAGACGGTCCCGGCCCTGATGAAGGGCCTGTGGTGGGCGCACATCGGCTGGATGTTCGACGAGGAGCAGACGTCGCAGGAGAAGTACGCACCGGATCTGATCAAGGATCCGGCGATCCGTGCCGTCTCCCGCCAGTTCCTGTTCTGGACGATCGTGTCGCTCGCGATTCCGCCGCTGGTCGGCGGCCTGGTGACGATGTCGTGGTGGGGTGCCTTCACGGCGTTCTTCTGGGGCTCGCTGGTCCGGGTCGCGCTGCTGCACCACGTCACGTGGTCGATCAACTCGATCTGCCACGCGGTGGGCAAGCGCCCCTTCAAGTCGCGCGACCGCTCGGGCAATGTGTGGTGGCTCGCGGTCCTGTCCTGCGGTGAGTCCTGGCACAACCTCCACCACGCCGACCCGACGTCGGCGCGGCACGGTGTCCTGAAGGGCCAGGTCGACTCCTCCGCGCGGATCATCCGCTGGTGCGAGCAGCTGGGCTGGGCGACGGACGTGCGCTGGCCGTCGGAGTCCCGTATCGACTCCCGCCGGAAGCCGAAGACCGTCGGCCCGGCATGA